The following coding sequences lie in one Rutidosis leptorrhynchoides isolate AG116_Rl617_1_P2 chromosome 6, CSIRO_AGI_Rlap_v1, whole genome shotgun sequence genomic window:
- the LOC139854123 gene encoding uncharacterized protein, with the protein MLGTLSEELYNGQIFSTSALTVWNDLKETYDKIDGSVIFNLHQNINNLKQNDSPLSEYYHNLNSLWKQYDSMLITPVCTCAKAIANPCNCDAKTSVTNNNNRLKLMQFLMGLNDVYMSVRSNLLLRDPLPDVKTAYAVISREESHRISSIKDINNKTQTTVFAVQTSNNFNNRNTDVGDVGGCQMMVTVGDVGGHGGDGVTVVVDGD; encoded by the exons ATGCTTGGTACTTTATCTGAAGAATTATATAATGGGCAAATTTTTAGTACTAGTGCTTTAACTGTTTGGAATGATTTGAAAGAAACATATGATAAGATTGATGGTTCTGTGATCTTTAATTTACAtcaaaatattaataatttaaaacaaaaTGATAGTCCTCTATCTGAATATTATCATAATCTTAACAGTCTCTGGAAACAATATGATTCTATGTTAATCACACCTGTCTGCACTTGTGCTAAAGCTATTGCTAATCCTTGTAATTGTGATGCTAAAACTTctgttactaataataacaacagaCTCAAACTAATGCAATTTTTAATGGGCTTAAATGATGTTTATATGTCTGTTAGAAGTAATCTTTTGTTAAGGGACCCTCTCCCTGATGTCAAAACTGCTTATGCTGTAATCTCTAGAGAAGAATCTCATAGAATCAGTTCTatcaaagatattaataataaaactcaAACTACAGTCTTTGCAGTTCAAACATCTAATAATTTTAACAACAGAAATACTG ATGTTGGTGACGTTGGTGGTTGCCAAATGATGGTCACTGTTGGTGACGTTGGTGGTCACGGTGGTGATGGGGTTACGGTGGTGGTGGATGGAGATTAA